The Arenicella chitinivorans genome includes a region encoding these proteins:
- a CDS encoding efflux RND transporter permease subunit, with protein sequence MNPRFYIDRPIFAWVIALTILLAGLSALRSLAIEQYPSIAPPSLSVSVNYPGADARVLETNVTQVIEQALNGVEGFLYMSSTSQSNGTATITVTFDAGTDVDVAQVDVQNRLQTIEQRLPEEVRRQGIQVNKASSSFLMIVAMTSKTGATDTLELGNFVNTRVVDELRRVPGVGDIQSFSSEYAMRIWLDPDKLASYKLSASEVLAAVREQNSQSPGGTLGDRPIAPGVEVTAPILTQSRFETTEEFESIILRSNTDGSAVRLGDVARVELGAQDYLFNLEMNGKPAAGMAVQLSTGANALDAAAGVRKRLEEMEASFPEDIGWSVPYDTTPFIEISIKEVVKTLVEAMVLIVLVMFLFLQSWRATLIPTIVVPVALAGGCIGLWIFGFSINVLTLFAMVLAIGILVDDAIVVVENVERVMEEDDLPAYEATVVAMKQITSAIVGITLVLVSVFVPMAFFPGSTGGIYRQFALTLAVSITFSAILAFTLTPALCATLLKPKSPDAAQSPAGTYFRAFNDWFARTTLRYQSVVGFMLSRPVRFIATFFLLVAVTILLFSRLPGSFIPSEDQGSVFTVIQAPPGATTERTNEAIAHVTEFYQNQPQVDAVTLVRGFSFFGAGQANAMAFVSLKPWDERPGEENSASSLAARAMGALGRVKQAIIFTLNPPPIRELGVASGFTFVLQDRAGHGHEALTQARNQLLGAASQSAVLTQVRPEGQADAPQLRVNIDRTKARALGLAISDVNSTLSIAMGGAYANDFARAGRILRVLVQADAQFRMTPEDVLDLRVRSAHGDMVPFGAFTTVEWTAGSPQLNRYNGYPSQTISGVPAPGFSTGEAMAEMVKLSAQLPEGFGYEWTGLSYEEQQSAGQVGTLMAMSLLVVFLLLAALYESWSIPLSVLLVVPLGVLGAVLFSLMRGLPADIYFNVGLVTIIGLAAKNSILIVEFALEEEAEGQSIFRATMNAVRLRLRPIIMTSMAFILGMVPLALSSGAGAASRIAVGTGVMGGVIVATLLGIFFIPLSYLAVRRWIAGDKTAFDGASVGALEVSSHD encoded by the coding sequence ATGAATCCGCGTTTTTACATTGATCGACCCATCTTTGCTTGGGTCATCGCACTGACAATCCTGTTGGCAGGTTTGAGCGCATTGCGGAGCCTCGCAATCGAGCAGTACCCGTCGATTGCACCGCCGTCACTGTCCGTGAGCGTAAACTATCCGGGTGCCGATGCGCGTGTCCTGGAAACCAACGTTACACAGGTTATTGAGCAGGCTCTCAATGGTGTGGAAGGCTTTTTGTACATGTCTTCAACAAGTCAATCGAATGGTACGGCCACGATCACTGTCACCTTCGATGCGGGTACCGACGTCGACGTGGCGCAAGTGGATGTGCAAAACCGACTGCAGACCATTGAGCAACGGCTACCAGAGGAGGTGCGGCGACAAGGGATTCAGGTGAACAAGGCCTCGTCTAGTTTCCTGATGATCGTGGCGATGACCTCTAAAACTGGCGCTACCGATACTCTGGAGTTGGGTAACTTTGTTAATACTCGAGTGGTGGACGAGTTACGTCGTGTCCCCGGAGTTGGGGACATCCAGTCATTTTCCTCTGAGTACGCGATGCGTATTTGGTTGGACCCTGACAAACTGGCGAGCTATAAGCTTTCGGCCTCCGAGGTGCTCGCTGCGGTGCGCGAGCAGAACAGCCAATCGCCTGGGGGAACTCTGGGGGATCGTCCGATCGCCCCCGGCGTCGAGGTTACCGCACCGATTCTTACCCAGAGTCGATTCGAGACTACCGAAGAGTTTGAATCCATTATTCTACGTTCGAATACCGACGGGTCTGCAGTACGCCTCGGCGATGTCGCGCGCGTGGAATTGGGTGCGCAGGACTATCTCTTTAACCTCGAAATGAATGGCAAGCCGGCCGCGGGGATGGCCGTGCAGCTAAGTACCGGTGCGAATGCCCTCGACGCAGCAGCTGGTGTGCGAAAACGATTAGAAGAAATGGAGGCATCTTTTCCAGAGGATATTGGCTGGAGCGTGCCTTACGACACCACGCCGTTTATCGAGATATCCATTAAGGAAGTCGTGAAGACCCTCGTAGAAGCCATGGTCTTGATTGTGTTGGTTATGTTTTTGTTTTTGCAAAGCTGGCGGGCCACACTCATACCAACCATCGTCGTACCTGTAGCGCTAGCTGGTGGTTGTATTGGGCTGTGGATATTCGGTTTTTCGATCAATGTGTTAACCCTTTTTGCGATGGTGCTTGCGATTGGAATCCTGGTCGATGACGCGATCGTGGTGGTCGAAAATGTTGAACGAGTCATGGAAGAAGACGACTTGCCTGCCTATGAGGCTACTGTGGTGGCCATGAAGCAGATTACATCGGCAATCGTAGGTATTACCCTGGTGCTGGTGTCTGTGTTTGTACCAATGGCATTTTTCCCTGGTTCGACCGGTGGTATTTATCGACAGTTTGCATTAACGCTTGCGGTGTCGATAACATTCTCGGCCATTTTAGCCTTCACCTTAACACCGGCACTGTGCGCGACCTTGTTGAAGCCAAAGTCTCCTGATGCAGCACAGTCTCCGGCAGGTACCTATTTTCGGGCGTTTAATGATTGGTTCGCACGCACCACATTAAGGTATCAATCAGTGGTTGGCTTTATGTTGTCTCGACCGGTTAGGTTTATCGCGACCTTTTTCTTGCTCGTGGCGGTGACGATTCTGTTATTTAGCCGTTTGCCGGGTAGTTTCATTCCGAGCGAGGACCAAGGTAGTGTCTTTACCGTGATTCAAGCACCGCCCGGCGCGACGACTGAGCGAACCAATGAAGCCATTGCCCATGTGACTGAGTTTTACCAGAATCAACCACAGGTAGACGCTGTGACCTTGGTGCGTGGATTCAGTTTCTTTGGGGCAGGACAAGCCAATGCAATGGCGTTTGTGTCGCTTAAACCTTGGGATGAGCGTCCCGGTGAGGAAAATAGCGCCAGTTCGCTCGCAGCACGCGCTATGGGCGCTCTCGGTAGAGTTAAGCAAGCGATCATCTTTACACTGAACCCGCCTCCGATTCGTGAACTCGGTGTGGCCAGTGGCTTTACATTTGTGCTTCAGGATCGAGCTGGTCACGGTCACGAGGCTTTGACGCAAGCGCGCAACCAGTTGCTCGGGGCGGCCAGTCAGAGCGCCGTCTTAACGCAGGTAAGGCCAGAAGGTCAGGCTGACGCGCCGCAGTTGCGAGTGAATATCGATCGAACCAAAGCGCGTGCTTTGGGTCTGGCAATCAGCGACGTCAACTCGACGTTATCGATCGCGATGGGAGGCGCTTATGCCAATGACTTTGCTCGAGCCGGTCGGATTCTTCGCGTGCTAGTGCAAGCCGATGCACAGTTCCGTATGACGCCGGAGGATGTGTTGGACCTCCGTGTAAGAAGCGCGCACGGCGACATGGTGCCCTTTGGCGCATTCACCACCGTGGAGTGGACCGCTGGATCACCGCAGCTTAATCGCTACAATGGGTATCCATCTCAGACAATCTCTGGTGTACCCGCGCCCGGGTTCTCCACCGGTGAGGCGATGGCCGAAATGGTAAAACTGAGCGCTCAGCTGCCCGAAGGCTTTGGCTACGAGTGGACTGGATTATCCTATGAGGAACAACAATCGGCCGGCCAAGTTGGAACCCTTATGGCAATGTCTTTGCTCGTCGTGTTTTTGTTATTGGCAGCCTTGTATGAGAGCTGGTCTATTCCATTATCGGTACTTTTGGTGGTGCCGCTTGGCGTGTTAGGTGCGGTATTGTTCTCGTTAATGCGGGGCTTGCCTGCCGATATCTATTTCAATGTTGGTTTAGTCACAATCATTGGTTTGGCGGCAAAGAACTCCATACTCATTGTCGAATTTGCCTTGGAGGAAGAGGCTGAGGGACAAAGTATTTTTCGAGCCACCATGAATGCAGTTCGATTGCGTCTGCGTCCTATTATCATGACGTCCATGGCGTTCATTCTTGGCATGGTGCCCTTGGCTCTATCATCCGGTGCTGGTGCCGCCAGTCGGATCGCTGTTGGTACCGGAGTTATGGGCGGTGTCATTGTGGCAACCCTGCTGGGTATCTTTTTTATTCCACTTAGTTATTTAGCGGTTCGACGCTGGATAGCTGGTGACAAGACGGCGTTTGACGGAGCATCGGTTGGCGCTTTGGAGGTCTCATCTCATGACTAG
- a CDS encoding GbsR/MarR family transcriptional regulator, with the protein MKKLTQTEIEFIEYTGLKMQADGLPKIAGQIFAVVVLEEEPISFSNLVDRLKVSRGSVSTNTRLLESLGVLDRVSLMGERQDYFKLPDSPYTQLFERKKDRLVDHMKLLKKTVSNMPKNSFKQKRVQDQCRVTEVMIENIEDLINALKKI; encoded by the coding sequence ATGAAGAAGTTAACGCAAACTGAGATTGAATTTATCGAATATACCGGCTTGAAAATGCAGGCTGACGGCTTGCCAAAGATTGCCGGTCAGATATTCGCGGTGGTTGTGCTCGAAGAGGAGCCAATCAGCTTTTCAAATCTAGTCGATCGGTTGAAAGTTAGTCGCGGCAGTGTCAGTACAAATACACGGCTTTTGGAGTCGCTAGGAGTTTTGGATCGTGTCAGCTTAATGGGTGAACGACAAGACTATTTCAAGTTGCCCGATTCACCATACACACAATTGTTCGAGCGCAAGAAAGATCGCTTGGTGGATCACATGAAGCTGTTGAAAAAAACGGTCAGCAATATGCCAAAGAATTCCTTTAAGCAGAAACGAGTACAAGATCAGTGTCGTGTCACCGAAGTCATGATTGAGAATATTGAAGATTTGATCAATGCGCTCAAAAAAATTTAG
- a CDS encoding efflux RND transporter periplasmic adaptor subunit: MKKIYRSLLSLFVVVALVACSNGNQAPQMMAPEVSVVTIKPVRTDNIVEFPGRVQAIRTAEVRARVDGIVDRRLYTEGRDVEEGQPLFEIDPRELKAELNAVNASLARAQATVANAQQDVRRFKGLVAEQAISEQEYDAAVARLRTAQADVAQMLAQQESAELNLSFATVTAPIKGRAGRAQVTEGALVSAAGATLLTTIEQIDNVYINFSQSSSDLLKTRRDIAQGDLEVPELERIMVSLELEDGSVYPHQGHLDFFSYSIDQDTGTLAVRAEFPNPEQILVPGQFVRAKLMAGVRPDTILVPQRAVQISPQSASVMVVSQSNQVELRPVQLGELTNGYWRIASGLRGGERVIVDGLQKIVPGAPVTVVNADMQITEPSLNVSAKEPVAPSEQSTEQSTEQSTEQSTEQSTEQSTEQSTEQSTETVNPERT, translated from the coding sequence ATGAAAAAAATTTATCGCAGTTTATTGAGCTTGTTTGTTGTCGTGGCGTTGGTCGCGTGCAGTAATGGCAATCAAGCTCCCCAGATGATGGCGCCCGAAGTTAGCGTTGTGACGATTAAGCCCGTCCGCACCGACAATATTGTGGAGTTTCCTGGCCGAGTACAGGCGATTCGAACGGCTGAAGTTCGTGCCCGCGTGGACGGTATTGTGGATCGGCGCTTGTATACTGAGGGCAGGGATGTGGAAGAGGGGCAACCTCTGTTTGAGATTGATCCGCGGGAACTCAAAGCTGAATTAAATGCAGTGAATGCCTCTTTGGCGCGTGCGCAAGCTACCGTTGCGAATGCGCAACAGGATGTCCGGCGATTTAAGGGGTTGGTCGCAGAACAAGCTATAAGCGAGCAGGAGTACGACGCGGCGGTGGCGAGACTCCGTACTGCGCAAGCTGACGTGGCACAAATGCTGGCACAACAGGAGAGTGCGGAATTAAATTTAAGTTTTGCCACCGTCACTGCGCCGATCAAGGGGCGTGCGGGTCGAGCGCAGGTGACTGAAGGTGCCTTAGTCAGTGCCGCAGGCGCAACCCTGCTGACCACGATCGAGCAGATCGACAATGTGTACATAAATTTTTCGCAATCGAGTTCGGATCTGCTGAAAACGCGGCGTGACATTGCTCAGGGTGATCTCGAGGTACCAGAATTGGAACGCATTATGGTGAGTCTCGAGCTCGAAGACGGCTCAGTGTATCCGCATCAAGGGCATCTGGATTTCTTCAGTTATTCCATTGACCAAGATACTGGCACATTGGCGGTACGTGCGGAGTTTCCAAATCCGGAACAAATTTTGGTGCCAGGGCAGTTTGTGCGGGCCAAGTTAATGGCAGGCGTACGCCCAGACACTATTCTAGTGCCACAACGAGCGGTTCAAATAAGCCCTCAGAGTGCATCCGTGATGGTAGTTAGTCAATCTAACCAAGTTGAACTCCGACCGGTGCAACTGGGTGAACTTACCAATGGCTATTGGCGTATAGCGTCAGGTTTACGTGGTGGCGAGCGCGTGATTGTTGATGGATTACAAAAAATAGTCCCCGGCGCGCCGGTTACCGTGGTGAATGCAGACATGCAAATCACTGAACCATCTTTAAACGTATCAGCGAAGGAACCTGTCGCGCCTTCCGAACAAAGTACCGAACAAAGTACCGAACAAAGTACCGAACAAAGTACCGAACAAAGTACCGAACAAAGTACCGAACAAAGTACCGAACAAAGTACCGAAACCGTTAATCCGGAGCGCACCTGA
- a CDS encoding efflux transporter outer membrane subunit — MTRFGVIFIVLSLSACQLAPKHVRPDLPVPQNYAAEDEPANKTYEAMDLDWRELIQDSRLEALIDAALSSNRDLRVAVERVEEARAAYGIARADRLPTLALSASGQRARTSSALVGEAAGVSEQYGLSTVVSAFELDFWGRVRNTSASARNNYLATAEAARAFQLSLMRSVTNAYLSALEAEERVALAEATVDARREQLRIADRRLAAGVTSELEFRQAQTLLTQAEAELAALRLAYSNSQNLLTVLIGGSVDEALPPGLPLGQQLNALELDAGLPSELLERRPDLHAAERRLIAARANIGAARAAFFPSIRLTASYGYASAELDDLVGSDARAWSYGPSIDLPIFDLGRRRANLDATNSRERIALAEYEKAIQVAFQEVADALAARRFLAEQLQAQQRGIVAQRRLAELAKKRYEEGVVRYIEVLDAERNLFAAEQALLQVRRIQTANLLGLYVALGGGLSE, encoded by the coding sequence ATGACTAGATTCGGTGTTATTTTTATTGTGTTGTCTCTGTCTGCCTGCCAGTTGGCACCTAAGCATGTGCGGCCAGACTTGCCCGTGCCACAAAACTATGCGGCCGAAGATGAACCGGCCAATAAAACGTATGAGGCGATGGATTTGGATTGGCGTGAGCTGATTCAAGATTCACGCTTGGAAGCGCTGATCGATGCAGCGTTGTCGAGTAACCGGGACTTGCGGGTCGCGGTTGAACGGGTCGAGGAAGCACGTGCCGCATACGGTATAGCTCGTGCTGACCGCTTGCCGACATTAGCGCTTAGCGCAAGTGGTCAGCGCGCTAGAACCTCATCGGCCCTAGTTGGTGAAGCGGCGGGAGTCAGCGAGCAGTATGGCCTCAGTACGGTCGTTTCTGCGTTTGAACTGGACTTCTGGGGGCGGGTAAGAAATACATCAGCTTCGGCGCGCAACAACTATCTTGCTACTGCCGAAGCCGCGCGCGCATTTCAGCTCTCATTGATGCGTTCGGTGACGAATGCGTACTTATCTGCACTGGAGGCAGAGGAGCGAGTAGCGCTTGCCGAAGCGACGGTCGATGCGCGACGTGAACAGCTTAGAATTGCGGATCGTCGACTTGCGGCGGGCGTCACATCGGAACTTGAGTTTAGGCAAGCGCAGACGCTTTTGACGCAGGCGGAGGCCGAGCTGGCAGCGCTTCGGTTGGCATACTCAAACAGTCAAAACTTGTTGACGGTTTTAATTGGTGGTTCGGTGGATGAGGCGTTGCCGCCTGGCTTGCCACTTGGACAGCAACTGAACGCGTTGGAATTGGATGCGGGGTTGCCGTCCGAGTTATTGGAGCGTCGCCCGGACTTGCACGCGGCGGAGCGTCGACTGATAGCTGCGCGAGCCAATATCGGTGCAGCGCGTGCGGCTTTTTTCCCGTCGATTCGCCTGACTGCTAGTTATGGGTACGCGTCTGCTGAACTCGATGATTTAGTTGGTTCGGATGCTCGGGCGTGGTCTTACGGGCCGTCAATCGACCTTCCCATCTTCGATCTCGGGCGACGACGTGCGAATCTGGACGCGACTAATTCAAGAGAGCGCATCGCGTTGGCGGAGTACGAAAAGGCAATTCAGGTTGCATTTCAAGAGGTGGCGGACGCGCTTGCCGCACGTCGCTTCCTCGCCGAGCAATTACAGGCACAGCAACGCGGTATTGTGGCGCAACGACGCTTAGCGGAACTCGCAAAGAAACGTTATGAAGAGGGCGTTGTGCGATATATTGAAGTCTTAGATGCCGAACGAAATTTGTTCGCTGCAGAGCAGGCCTTGTTACAGGTTCGGCGTATTCAAACTGCAAATCTGCTCGGTTTGTATGTGGCACTCGGCGGCGGTTTGAGCGAGTGA